The genomic region ctttttgctaAGAAAGCCCAGCTatctagtcactcaccaggggtggatgagaaactgcaccccagccagagggactgccccacatctgcaaccaaaactgtctgtcactgaattctgtaatctccgtgacattgtgcattgtgtatgtatggtactcccaattcttatatttaatacggtgtgtctctcacaatctttgtgtctgtctgctgtaaatatgtggcacgcaagtctgcatgcacggtgtctgttatgccattttactctaaccattatatttttgtgtgtgtcacaactctgccaagcatgttctcctatggggcacgaagtacataaagaggaatgaagaagtccacgtttgaggctcgcgtccagggtggattattgaagtgccatctgacaagtgacaagtttcttctgtttgcacggcgacttcaacattgtgtactgtgatcagaggtaggtaaccgTAGGCAGTCCacatgctgtgaattacatctttgccagcattatgggaggtgtagtccaaaacatctggaataccgaatgtgtatgaatgaaaagtatggtgtgtgtgaatggtcagtaacaagggttgaagccttgacgtggcgttactgctcacatgtgtattcatgtgccaattcaacctatgtgagtcactgtaatacttataaggtaaccaaaagtactgtgattgtggagaatgaaacgcctgtatcacctacacactgcttacactgtgaccttaTCTCCTAAACacggcttacactgtgaccgtatctgctatagactgcttacactgtgaccgtatcccataaacactgctcatactgtgaccctatcgcctaaacactgcccatactgtgaccgtatctcctaaacactactcatactgtgaccgtatctcctaaacactgctcatactgtgaccgtatctcctaaacactgcttacacttaaTTAACAGGTTATCGTTAATTCAAGACAAATTACTGTAAATGTAAAAATTGTTAAgagttttaatctttttaaaagttGCAATATACAAAAGtcaaacaatattttatttccaatttaacaaaaaagtgaaaaagtatGTTATCCATTAATTAATTACATAATAATTGCACATGTGGCCGAATATCAGATATTGTTATTGtcaaccccctcttactctgtcacccccccccccctctcactttGTCACCtcacctcatcaccccctctcaccctgtcacccaccacACTACGTCACCCACTCTCACTCTGTCATCCCTACTTTCATCCTGTCCACCCCATATCTTACTGTCACCTCACCACCCCCTCTCACCCANNNNNNNNNNNNNNNNNNNNNNNNNNNNNNNNNNNNNNNNNNNNNNNNNNNNNNNNNNNNNNNNNNNNNNNNNNNNNNNNNNNNNNNNNNNNNNNNNNNNNNNNNNNNNNNNNNNNNNNNNNNNNNNNNNNNNNNNNNNNNNNNNNNNNNNNNNNNNNNNNNNNNNNNNNNNNNNNNNNNNNNNNNNNNNNNNNNNNNNNTCATTGGTCACAGTATGGGTGGCGCTATTGCTGTCCACACGGCAGTTGCCAATCTCGTGCCAAGTTTGTTAGGTCTCTGTATGATCGATGTTGTTGAAGGTAATTCCTTGctctttgtgatttatttatgtatttattatttaatgtgcTCAATTACTTAGAGTATCACTTTAATAACTGGGTATATATTGCTTGGTTTAAATTAAAGATGTCTAAGACGTCTGTTGACAAACCGACACCATGATTCTTCCCTGCTGTATAAGTGCTATATTATTGAATGTTGACCATTAAATCAGTGCTCATTCTTCACTCTGTATTTCAAGGCACGGCTATGGAAGCATTAAACAGTATGCAAAACTTCTTACGCAGCCGCCCCAAAACCTTCATATCACTGGAAAATGCCATAGAATGGAGGTCAGTTACTCACATAACCCTCACAATGAATTCTTGATTATTGCCTGTGTTTAAGATGTTAAGCATATATTTCACAaaataaaagttacttgccatcagtgttaattttgtcgactaacaattttagtcaattgTTGTCGACTAAAACCAAAAGACTAtgtctaaaactaaattgaaatatgCCGTCAAAATTAACACTGCGTGCTATAGCTTTGTTACAATATCATTTAGACAATATCATTGTTACAATATCATGTATTTTCTTTACATTTAGACATACCAATGCCGTTTACTGTATTCCGCAATATTGCACAAAGATTTTAAATATACATCATTGAAATCATTATATAAACAGGTGTTTTAATACCGTTTTGTGGCCATGGAATGTAAACCTTTGCACAAAAAGTAAATCTTCTCAAATTGGGAGCCCTGCTCACATCCAAAGTGTAGGAATTTTCACTACATCTCTGATGTCAGTGCTACGAATAGTGCCTCTAGGCTCCCATTTAGCCGTAGTAGTTAATGagctttgagtgtccctttaaagccctGTACACTTGTCTTGGCTTGTATTCTGTAGTCTAGTGGATACGCACATTCCTTAAAGCTGTCCTTGCAGTCTTGACATGGCATGTACACTGCCTGTGCCCTTCTAGGCACCTATTTACTATTCatgtgtgactctgtcctctcttggttttcctcctatctctcccaatgctcattcagtgtctccttttctaatgatacctcctccctttgtcctgtctcAGTAGGAGTCCCCCAaggtacttggtccccttctattttctctttatactgcctgtcATGGCTCTCATTTGGATTCcattaccacctgtacgctgatgacacccagttatagcTCTCCCTAGCCAtcttgcaacgtgtcactgcttgcctttcttccatctctgactggatgtcctcctgctttttgaaactcaatctctctaaaactgagctctttGTCTTTCCTCCTACCAATAATGagatttctctctctcttcccccccccccctcttcaagttgttggtacccacatcagtccatccttgcaagtgcgctgtctttgAGTTCTATTtgtttctggcctcacctttgagcctcacatccagtctgttaccaaatcctgtagattccattttAAAAACGTAGCCCGCGTCCGCCCCTTTCTTTctagagcttgtccatgctctattaattaacaagtcgtattgcccctctatagtctgtaatgaatgctgcagccaaactgattttcctctcctgccgctcctctcacacctcacccctctgccagtccttacaatggcttcctgtatcctataggagtcaattcgaagtgctaacccatacctataaagcactgaccaattctagtccctcctatatctcttcactgatccgcaggtatgcccctcctcggtctctccgctctgcccatgaccttctcctgtctgctgcttgcacccaggggagggctggcagccttagccctggggggcaaaaccagtcaagtggcccattgcaccaccaaatcagttcaccatccatgcgcactttttcctggttttataacggatattgatgttatgctaatcagtagctctttgccataccagcTCCTTCACGGTTCTGACTTttaatgttgtcagagcgcaagCTGAGAATTTCTGAGCTTGTCctttgactcactaactgagcaccggaaccacgagggagaggatatgatctgactgcacctactgcacagtggaccaccagcgtttaaattaaatatgctggtgtccccaacttgtgagctgtgttggccaccgggcgcctctgttgtcatggcaccctgcgtgaccgcacagcgtgcacaccccaacggctggccccgctgacacacactgacgttactacttagacatccctcaataataatacagacatcagagtaaacaccaataaactgtggaaacagagctgatcccccaaatttataaagatttgcttagaggatttattgtaagattaaatcatgcctcctcctctctctctcccatgcgctgctctgtaggctgggaggaagggaagagtaatcacattctcccagcacagcgcatggggaacagctgtttaatgtaatgcttgcaggacggccagcggccgcagaacctctttgttcccgtctctgcatagggctccaggcactgcttgttgtgagtgtgagccactgtaaattaggggcagagggcagagggcacttgcactgcggtaaagacgggtctgggcaggaggagagtgcagtgcaatcagtgcactcccctcctgtgggtcaccagtagactggtgcacctgcccaggatcagagccggtgcaaggatttttgccgccctagacaaaatacaaatttgccccccccccccccatgtgacattcAAATGCCCCACCCAtctgatctgccatatgaactaactccagtactgcacacagtgtgtgtttacattaaaaagcctgcagggaccagctatagacaccagaacctcttcattaagctatagtgtccctttaatgtgagttaaattatagattagtgtcactaataatatactagattgcctacttacaaccagatgaggatgatgatgggctgcagtttggctccactggtctggtgtagaacaggatctctggaggctgtttgcaactgtggtcacaaaattaaatgttctgggagaaatggaagcagctccatttttttgggggccccttacacagctcaaggtctgggccccagggcctgacggtgagtatgcccataaggcccactcataagtccacttatatgttccacccacccatgagttcgctcacagtgagtggagtgtgtaggggatctaatatatgtgcttatggtatgtagtgtatagggataccagtttgtgcaggtgatgcagtgtgtttgtgtgtagtggaagcagtgtgtatttgtgtataagggatgtattatgtgtttctgttgggtgtaagggatgcattgtgtgaatctgtgtttgtatgcataagggatgcaaggtgtgtctgtatgtgtgtgcattgagtgtaagagatgcattgtgtttctgtgtgtatgttagaaaagcagtgtgtgtttgcatgtgtgtgtaagggtttgcattgtctgtttctgtgtatgtgtgcaaaggatgcattgtctttgtgtgtaagggttgcattgtgtgtgtgtgtgtgtaatgaatgcattgtgtgtttctctgtgtgtaagggaagcatgttgtgtttctgtgtatgtatagggatgcattgtgtgtttctgtgtgtgtctgtgtgtgtgtgcgcatagtgtgacaGGGggccctgtcttgccccctgtcctatagagctgtcccttagagctctcccctgccccttagtggtctctcctctcacccaccctcccctagcggtctcttctcacactcacccaccctccctgtgctcttctcatcccccccctccaccctccctgtgttcttctcactcctccctctatgtgttctcctcacccccccgtgttcttcttacccccctcctctctgtgttcttcttacttccccccttgttcttcttactcccctaccTGTtcctcttacccccttcttcttattactccccccttcttcttattgttacccccttcttcttattgctacccccttcttcttattgctacccccttcttcttattgctacccccttcttcttattactccccccttcttcatattgctccccccttcttcttattgctccccccttcttcttattgctccccccttcttcttattgctccccccttcttcttattgctccccccttctttttattgctccccccttcttcttaccccctcttcttcttcttacccccctcttcttcttcttactcccccccttcttcttcttactcccccccttcttcttcttaaccctcctacttcttcttactcccccttcttaccccctcttcttcttcttaccccctcttcttcttcttaccccctcttcttcttcttaccccctcttcttcttcttaccccctcttcttcttcttaccccctcttcttcttcttacccccacttcttcttcttacccccacttcttcttcttccccacttcttcttacccccctttttcttcttacaccccctttttcttcttacaccccctttttcttcttacacccccttcttcttcttaccacccttcttcttactccccactcttcttcttactcccccctcttcttcttactcccccctcttcttcttactccccactcttcttcttcttactccccactcttcttcttcttactccccactcttcttcttcttactccccactcttcttcttcttactccccactcttcttcttcttactccccactcttcttcttcttactccccactcttcttcttcttactccccactcttcttcttcttactccccactcttcttcttcttactccccactcttcttcttcttactccccactctacttcctcttactccttcttcttcttcccccctcttcttcttcttactccccactcttcttcttcttactccccactcttcctcttactcccccttcttaccccctcttcttcttcttaccccctcttcttcttcttccccccacttcttcttccccccacttcttcttccccccacttcttcttccccccacttcttcttccccccacttcttcttccccccacttcttcttccccccacttcttcttccccccacttcttcttcttccccccacttcttcttcttccccccacttcttcttcccccccttttcttcttacacccccttcttcttcttcccccccctttttcttcttacacccccttcttcttcttaccacccttcttcttactcccccctcttcttcttcttactcccccctcttcttcttcttactccccactcttcttcttcttactccccactcttcttcttcttactccccactcttcttcttcttactccccactcttcttcttcttactcaccactctttttcttactccctcctcttcttcttactccccctcttcttcttactcccccctcttcttcttactcccccctcttcttcttactcccccctcttcttcttactcccccctcttcttcttactcccccctctttttcttactcacccctccttcttattccccctccccctccttcttattccccctccccctccttctcattccccctccccctcttctcatccccccctcttcttattccccctccccctcttcttattccccctccccctcttcttattccccctccccctcttcttattccccctccccctcttcttattccccctccccctcttcttattccccctccccctcttcttattccccccctcccctcttcttattccccccctcccctcttcttattcccccctccttcttactccccctcccctcttactcccctcttcttacttccctcttcttacttcccccttcttcttactcttcctccccctcccctcctcttactcccccctcatcttattccccctcccttcttcttactccccccctcccctcttcttattcccccctcccctcttcttattcccccctcccctcttcttattccccccctcccctcttcttattccccccctcccctcttcttattccccccatcccctcttattattccccccctcccctcttcttatccctcccctcccctcttcttattcccccctcccctcttctatccccccctcttcttattccccccctcccctcttcttattccccccctcccctcttcttattccccccctcccctcttcttattccccccctcccctcttcttattccccccctcccctcttcttattccccccctcccctcttcttatttcccccctcccctcttcttattcccccctcccctcttcttactcccccccatccctcttctaactcccccccccctcttcttaccccccccatccctcttctaactccccccccccccctcttcttactcccctccccttccctgtagcgtggcagagctctTCTCCAGTCCGCGTtgcctggccggagtgataggaaggtgcacgctcagtgtgcacttcctgtcagtccggccggttacaggaaacagaaactccgcgctgAACAGgattttctgtttcctgtaaccggccggactgacaggaagtgcacactcagtgtgcaccttcctatcactccggccgtgcaccgcggaccggagaggaactcggccacgctacaggggagaagcagctgcagccgcctgaggctctttacagagcgctgcagcattaggaccggcccgccgcggcccggtcttaaaagaatttatggcggcctggggggcaattgcctccctgccccccggcccagcccgcccctgcttgcacccgtacggccaagtcaggcttgcaggacttctcgtgggtggctcctttcctttggaatagcctgccttccGCCTAATCttcaattaatttaaaaagtgcctcaaaacccatctctttaggaaagcttatggcctcccagagtaacctctacctcacatacctgtccattgctctctcctaaatggcggcactctactctctcctccagctctgcttcactccactttgtttgattgctatttcctgtcctattgtgttttataccccacttcctatagactgtaagcttgtttgagcagggccctcttcaacctattgttcctgtaagtttttgtaattgtctcatttattgttaaatctcctcctttgataatattgtaaaatgttacggaatatgctggcgctatgtaaatttataaataccagtaataataataataataataataatgtgtaaacTATTCCTATGTTGGCAATttgataatgtaattttatttcttCACGTTTAATATGTATCTACATTTTGTTcagcttatatatatttattttattatagtggTTCTGtcactttgcatattttgcaaacacTCTTAAAAGTTATAAATACAGTTAGTGTCTGGTGGCCGCAGGGTACAGGGAaagtaagttttaaaaaaatgtttcttttttatatttttaaagtaggAAGATGTCCCTCAGCTCTTCTTCAGCTCTTGAAGCTTCATTTACCAGGAGCCACATCCGTGTTGTACTCTAGTGCATGTACGGAAGTACAAAATTGTGGTTTACGATCCTGCTAGACCGCAGGAGCCTTCATAGATCAatgcatgaatcccctagtcgtCACTTGTGATGGATTCAGGGATTAGACAAAGTTTGACAACGGAGCTCACCTTGTGTCAACTTTTGTCAGCCTCAGACTTGTCCATAAGACAAATGATAGATTTGTTTGTGTATCTTAATCATTCCGAGTTTATTGATAATATAGCTTAATACAGCGTATTAAAACAACACCCATGTAGGCCAAGAAGTACAGTGTGCACTTATTACATCAATATAACAGTAGCAATATATACATTAGACCATGCAGTGGTAATAACAGGCTCAGGTACTGAATATTAACAGACTGCAACAAGAGTTTAAACAATTTCTTTAAAATCCTAACGTGAATCTCTAGTGATAATAGTTATGCTACTTGCGACCTTCCTGAAACTAGTAGGGCAGGGTAAGCGTTTCTGCGGTGTATTTAGTGCTGCAAAGGATATGTAGGGATGAAGTAAAGAATCACACATCAAGGGAAGGCTTACATCTTGCCTATAACATGCTGGAGAATAACCGTATTGGATACAAGCTGTGAAATTAACAAATATCTTAAATTCGTCCGATAGTGGGGTAATTGTCGGTTATGTGGGCTTGTCCCAGAGAAATACAGAGGAAGAGGAATAAGTACCTGTAGTCACTCCAGAATTATGGGGCTAAGGGCTTATTGCCAAAGGTACAGGGTTTGATTCCGGAAATTAAACAGCTATGGAAAGAGATGTTGGCCAGTAGGAGTATCCGTACCATACATCAGCAGTTACTTACAATGACACATAGCTGGTAAAAGGCAGAGGTGATAATGCTAAAGGTATTTGGGATTCATAGCATGGTAGAACACTGCCCATTTAGTCAAAACAAGATGATATCAAGCCTAACCTAACGGTAGCAATGAGCATATTACAGTGCAGTGTAACAACATAGAGATAATATAGACATAGCCTAACACAGGTCTGAAGCAGACCCCTAAATAAGCAAGAACAAACAGAAAACTGAAATAGGCGGAATGGGAACCTGTAGGAAAAATATCAGACAcagcagtattaaaaaaaaaaaaaaaaaaaacaacaaaaaaaaaacagtcaaagcCCATAtggtggaggaaaaaaaaaagggggagcaaAAATAAGGGAAAAGGGCTTGCATGAAGACCTCCTCTCGAGCACTAATGGGAGTGTATGCCAGTGCCGTTTAGGATATTATACAAACACGCACCGCCATTGATGTCAAGGCAGGGAAAATATCCTTTTTATTTCCTTTAGATTATAATAAAATTAGTTCGGTGAATTGCTAAGTAAATGCACAAGTGTGGTATAGCTGTTCGCAGTATTAAAGCAGGAGGGCCTCCAGGGTGCCAGATCTCCACTCAATGCCCACAAGCCAGTCGCAACCCTCCGGCAGACCAGTCTGTGGCACAGTGGGCACTCATAGGGCAAGACCCCCCCCCACCATTAGTTTGCATGCCACTGTCCACCTGCACCTCCACATCTTCTGAAGACTGTTTAACTTTTCGGGAATCTTCCAATTCTGGCCACACTCTTGGTACAGGTGCATGATACCCACGGCCACGCCGAGGACCCATAGAGTCCGCTCCCACAGGACTCTCAGAACTAGGGACCTTCTTATCTGGGCCCTCTGCAAAACCCAGAGGTCGAGGCTTCCAAACGTCGAGCAGACAGGCAATTTGAAGGATCCAGCAGGAGGCTAGCATCCTCAGAGGGTTTAGAAGCAACAAAATACACAGCATGTAGGTATCCCATGCCGCTACCATTATCAGACAAATTTGTGAGCTTGTCTTCAGCAGAGAAACAGGGGGATTGAGATGCCGCAGTATGTAGTAATAACTCATGTACTGGCCAAGGCTCAAGCCTAAAAGGATGACTACCATAGGGATGACTACCATAGGGGCAGGGCACCAACCCTCCTCATACCTCTTACAAAGTGGTTTCGTGGTCATCAACTTTCCTCGCCATTAGAAGCGCCGCAGCATACAGCTGGTCAGAGCTGTGAAGCTGTAGGTGGTTGGAGCCTCGTGCACCAGTAGACCCTAAGTGGTAGCAACTCCGGTTTCTCAGTATTTTATGTTGCAGACCTTTTGAGGGTCCCGTCCCTAAAGTATCTTTCGATTGTGTTGGAATCGCTGTCAatgcagtcaatatgagtatttcatagagATTATAATTTTCAAAAATACTGAAAAGTAAAAGAGCCACTTTAATGATGCCAAAAAGGCTTTTCTTTCTTTAACTAATTAGTATTTGACAAAAGCAATAAAAATTACTTTTCCGCATGTTTTTCCTCATTTAGTGTGAAGAGTGGCCAGATCAGGAATTTGGAGTCTGCACGTGTTTCCATGGGGGGGCAGATCAAACAGTAAGTATTTCCTAACCGCCCTTTAAAACAGTTTTTCTCTGATTCTATGTAACAAATTCTATGTTTACAAAAACCCTCTGTAAATTCTGCTGTACACATCTCCTGCTGCCGTTCGTGTTTCTGTGCGATATGTGTAATGTAGTGTTCGGGTGAATCGTTTCACATAATCTGGCCATGAATATTAAGCCCTTCTCACCACAACCACGATTCCATCTGCCCCTGTTTAGCTGTTCAGCAGGATTTATAAATGGGATATAGGATATATAAATGGAATATAGGGCTAGCAAAGTGACAAGTCTCGCCATAATGCAGCCATGAGTGAACCACAGGCCTGTGTGATTCAAAACTAGAAAGCTGTCACTCACAGCAAGGTCCCATGATGTGTTTCAAAACCCAGTCACCTTCCCCACTTCTAGAGCTTGACAGCAGGCAAGTATGAACGGAGATCTGGAGTGTGCGCAATATTAACATGTTACTGTGTTGTTAAACATCTCATATATTGCCCAAGTGCCCCATGTAACCATTGTTTATACAGTGATAAGCTTAAAGGAACTCTCTCCTGAAATAGATTGAATTATTTTTTCCAAATCCCCCATctgatgacagccactagaggtgtaggtTTGTTTGTTAACCCGCAAGGCGCTGTTTGTTTGTTAACCCGCAAGGCGCTGTTTGTTTGTTAACCCGCAAGGCGCTGTTTGTGTGTTAACCCGCAAGGCGCTGTTTGTTTGTTAACCCGCAAGGCGCTGTTTGTTTGTTAACCCGCAAGGCGCTGTTTGTTTGTTAACCCGCAAGGCGCTGTTTGTTTGTTAACCCGCAAGGCGCTGTTTGGTAACCTGCAGTTTTGatacttagtgtccctttaaattggtgAACCCCATGAAATGTTCCCAGTTTGTGTGAAGTGAGTTTCCATGGAGCTTTAGTGCAAATTCGATCTCACAACAACAGCTCAGTTTTAAAGCTATATGTTCCTGTGCCTGTGTGCCACTGCCATTTTCATTCCTTATACATCTCTATGTAAGTTCCTTCATATTACAAATCAGTGTCCTTTGTTATTTCACTGGAGTAAAAGTctgtaaaaatacacattttccagTAACCTGCCAATGTAAAAGAGAACTTTCTCCCAGTGGGTTTGACTGAACCACAAAAAAATGGTTCTCCAAGGGAATCCATGATCTCCTACGGCCTTTGTTGTCCTTTTGCCCTTGGGCCATCAGAGTCCCCTTTACTAACCTACCTATACTCCAGAAGAATCCTAGTCCAAAGCAGAAAACCTATCGTTCATCCTTTTGTAGTTGAATATTCTTTGAAGATTATGAGCTGGCCATCTTCAACATATATTAATGAGATTCAGAGATACATATTTCTACAATCTGGATATGTTAGGGAAACCTATCAGAGGAAGAAGAGATGTAGATTGAGACATGAATCGAGAAGACGTTCTGAAAATGCCTTTACAATATGAAACAAGAATACATCTCCAAAGCACCTTCAGTTAGATGTTACAGCATCTGAACACGTCCTCTGGTTTGCTGCCAGTGATTAGAACCATATTAGAACTGGCATCTCGGGCTTCACAATATGTCCCTTTTCTCCAGTCTCAAGTACAGTGTATGTTGTTGCAGATTGTGGTTAGTTTATTAGTTTAttgaatgtaattttttattttgtatttttaattttgttctgcTGTTTGGACTGCATGAAGTTGTTGGTAAGTTAATATTGCTCTTTCCTATGCTTGACCTAAGGAAATTGTCATGCTTGAATGGATGGGATTGCCTGGTACTGATCACTTTAGAAGTTTGTTTTTAGTGCAGACATTTTTTTCCATTAACCAATTTATTTGACCTGTTTCCTGCTTAGGTGCGAAGAAGCATCAACCCCAGAAGTATCCAAAGCTATTGTAGAAGGCATAAttgaagaggaagaagaagatgAAGAAGAGAATGGGGGACAATCCCTTAACAAGAGGAAGAAAGAGGATGATACTGAAGTAAGATGAAAACATAGTTTTATGCTGAATTCCTCATCTGCCGGTTGTTTGAGAACTGCAATTACAGGGTTAATGTTTAAATCCGTCTgttatttttgttcttttcttATTCTATAATAGTATTTAACATTTTCGCTCTATTACTCTCTGCCATTCTTTTTTGTAGACCAAAAAAGAGCACCCATACACTTGGAGAATTGAGCTTTCAAAAACCGAGAAATACTGGGACGGTTGGTT from Pelobates fuscus isolate aPelFus1 chromosome 1, aPelFus1.pri, whole genome shotgun sequence harbors:
- the PPME1 gene encoding protein phosphatase methylesterase 1; the encoded protein is IGHSMGGAIAVHTAVANLVPSLLGLCMIDVVEGTAMEALNSMQNFLRSRPKTFISLENAIEWSVKSGQIRNLESARVSMGGQIKQCEEASTPEVSKAIVEGIIEEEEEDEEENGGQSLNKRKKEDDTETKKEHPYTWRIELSKTEKYWDGWFRGLSNLFLSCPIPKQLLLAGVDRLDKDLTIGQMQGKFQMQVLPQCGHAVHEDAPDKVAEAVATFLVRHRFAEPVGGFQCVFPAC